From the genome of Spinacia oleracea cultivar Varoflay chromosome 2, BTI_SOV_V1, whole genome shotgun sequence, one region includes:
- the LOC110794067 gene encoding uncharacterized protein isoform X6 gives MLIDRYVSMSISPAFRLLALLMRLTLSMPPKSGRCELILLWSPILTYGKFSACLKSCSHGGQVRSPFLLDLLSMEVQVSYCARFAFDKGTMKMDDVATIGVTFGSLSLSLRL, from the exons ATGTTGATTGATAGATATGTGAGTATGAGCATTTCCCCAGCGTTCCGCCTCCTCGCCCTTTTAATGAGGCTTACCCTTTCGATGCCTCCTAAGTCGGGGCGTTGTGAACTGATacttctatggtctccg ATTCTCACATATGGAAAATTCTCTGCCTGCCTTAAATCTTGTTCTCATGGCGGTCAAGTCAG ATCCCCCTTTCTCTTAGATCTATTATCCATGGAGGTGCAGGTTTCATATTGTGCAAG GTTTGCTTTTGACAAAGGGACGATGAAAATGGATGATGTTGCTACCATTGGTGTGACATTCGGTTCATTGTCTTTATCTCTGAG GCTTTAA
- the LOC110794067 gene encoding uncharacterized protein isoform X4, with the protein MGSLTTTKYAISRRYGLDGVGDRQHQIAVCVFSRRSSGFSHMENSLPALNLVLMAVKSGQVRSPFLLDLLSMEVQVSYCASAARIHATLVQKKSMFIPTLIRFAFDKGTMKMDDVATIGVTFGSLSLSLSWNIHLQKRQGH; encoded by the exons ATGGGATccctcactactacaaaatacgCCATTTCTCGACGCTATGGGCTCGACGGTGTTGGCGACCGTCAGCATCAAATCGCAGTCTGTGTGTTTTCTCGACGGTCTTCCGG ATTCTCACATATGGAAAATTCTCTGCCTGCCTTAAATCTTGTTCTCATGGCGGTCAAGTCAGGTCAGGTCAG ATCCCCCTTTCTCTTAGATCTATTATCCATGGAGGTGCAGGTTTCATATTGTGCAAG TGCTGCTAGAATTCATGCCACATTAGTGCAAAAGAAAAGCATGTTTATACCTACACTTATTAG GTTTGCTTTTGACAAAGGGACGATGAAAATGGATGATGTTGCTACCATTGGTGTGACATTCGGTTCATTGTCTTTATCTCTGAG CTGGAATATTCATTTGCAAAAAAGGCAAGGACACTAG
- the LOC110794071 gene encoding germin-like protein codes for MGACKIFMYVALLAITSYVALGTDPNQLQDFCVGVNEPLEGLFVNGVFCKDPMRVSPDDFVFKGLNPGDTDNKLGFAATVVQATNLGGLNTLGISLARLDFAPYGLNPPHTHPRATEIFTVLEGTFYVGFVTSNPPQGPNKLFTKLLNKGDVFVFPQGLIHFQFNVGHTPGFGISGLSSQNPGLITIANAVFGSDPPISVDVLAKGFQIQDNLVKYLQDQFGSPNNY; via the exons ATGGGAGCTTGTAAAATTTTCATGTATGTTGCTCTTTTAGCTATCACTAGCTATGTCGCCTTGGGTACGGATCCGAATCAACTGCAAGATTTTTGTGTTGGAGTGAATGAACCTCTTGAAGGAT TGTTTGTGAATGGAGTGTTCTGTAAAGATCCAATGAGGGTTAGTCCAGATGATTTCGTGTTCAAAGGACTAAATCCAGGAGACACAGACAACAAGCTAGGGTTCGCGGCAACAGTAGTACAAGCAACGAATTTAGGAGGACTAAACACACTTGGAATATCATTAGCTAGGCTTGATTTTGCACCATATGGTCTTAACCCACCCCATACTCACCCTCGTGCTACAGAGATATTTACGGTGTTGGAAGGAACCTTTTATGTAGGATTTGTTACCTCAAATCCACCTCAAGGACCAAATAAGCTCTTCACAAAGTTACTTAACAAAGGAGACGTATTTGTTTTCCCTCAAGGTCTCATTCATTTTCAGTTCAATGTTGGTCACACCCCTGGTTTTGGTATTTCAGGTTTAAGTAGCCAGAACCCTGGACTTATTACAATAGCTAATGCTGTCTTTGGGTCTGATCCACCTATTTCTGTTGATGTTCTTGCTAAGGGTTTCCAGATTCAAGATAATTTGGTCAAGTATCTTCAGGATCAGTTCGGTTCGCCCAATAACTACTAA
- the LOC110794067 gene encoding uncharacterized protein isoform X3, with protein sequence MGSLTTTKYAISRRYGLDGVGDRQHQIAVCVFSRRSSGFSHMENSLPALNLVLMAVKSGQVRSPFLLDLLSMEVQVSYCASAARIHATLVQKKSMFIPTLISLYSPPSISLSLFFRFFNILGTTLCEIYFSISVNLLLKEYG encoded by the exons ATGGGATccctcactactacaaaatacgCCATTTCTCGACGCTATGGGCTCGACGGTGTTGGCGACCGTCAGCATCAAATCGCAGTCTGTGTGTTTTCTCGACGGTCTTCCGG ATTCTCACATATGGAAAATTCTCTGCCTGCCTTAAATCTTGTTCTCATGGCGGTCAAGTCAGGTCAGGTCAG ATCCCCCTTTCTCTTAGATCTATTATCCATGGAGGTGCAGGTTTCATATTGTGCAAG TGCTGCTAGAATTCATGCCACATTAGTGCAAAAGAAAAGCATGTTTATACCTACACTTATTAG TTTGTATTCTCCTCCCTCTATCTCGCTATCTCTCTTCTTTCGGTTCTTCAATATTCTGGGTACAACTTTGTGTGAGATTTACTTTTCAATTTCGGTGAATCTGCTGCTCAAAGAATATGGATAG
- the LOC110794067 gene encoding uncharacterized protein isoform X1, whose translation MLIDRYVSMSISPAFRLLALLMRLTLSMPPKSGRCELILLWSPILTYGKFSACLKSCSHGGQVRSPFLLDLLSMEVQVSYCASAARIHATLVQKKSMFIPTLISLYSPPSISLSLFFRFFNILGTTLCEIYFSISVNLLLKEYG comes from the exons ATGTTGATTGATAGATATGTGAGTATGAGCATTTCCCCAGCGTTCCGCCTCCTCGCCCTTTTAATGAGGCTTACCCTTTCGATGCCTCCTAAGTCGGGGCGTTGTGAACTGATacttctatggtctccg ATTCTCACATATGGAAAATTCTCTGCCTGCCTTAAATCTTGTTCTCATGGCGGTCAAGTCAG ATCCCCCTTTCTCTTAGATCTATTATCCATGGAGGTGCAGGTTTCATATTGTGCAAG TGCTGCTAGAATTCATGCCACATTAGTGCAAAAGAAAAGCATGTTTATACCTACACTTATTAG TTTGTATTCTCCTCCCTCTATCTCGCTATCTCTCTTCTTTCGGTTCTTCAATATTCTGGGTACAACTTTGTGTGAGATTTACTTTTCAATTTCGGTGAATCTGCTGCTCAAAGAATATGGATAG
- the LOC110794067 gene encoding uncharacterized protein isoform X5, translating to MLIDRYVSMSISPAFRLLALLMRLTLSMPPKSGRCELILLWSPILTYGKFSACLKSCSHGGQVRSPFLLDLLSMEVQVSYCASAARIHATLVQKKSMFIPTLIRFAFDKGTMKMDDVATIGVTFGSLSLSLRL from the exons ATGTTGATTGATAGATATGTGAGTATGAGCATTTCCCCAGCGTTCCGCCTCCTCGCCCTTTTAATGAGGCTTACCCTTTCGATGCCTCCTAAGTCGGGGCGTTGTGAACTGATacttctatggtctccg ATTCTCACATATGGAAAATTCTCTGCCTGCCTTAAATCTTGTTCTCATGGCGGTCAAGTCAG ATCCCCCTTTCTCTTAGATCTATTATCCATGGAGGTGCAGGTTTCATATTGTGCAAG TGCTGCTAGAATTCATGCCACATTAGTGCAAAAGAAAAGCATGTTTATACCTACACTTATTAG GTTTGCTTTTGACAAAGGGACGATGAAAATGGATGATGTTGCTACCATTGGTGTGACATTCGGTTCATTGTCTTTATCTCTGAG GCTTTAA
- the LOC110794066 gene encoding inactive leucine-rich repeat receptor-like serine/threonine-protein kinase At1g60630: MALIFVILSMILSSSMAQNNDAKALLDLKAEIDPLDNLQWKQGSDPCTWEGVRECKRGRVSKLVVENTALSGTIGGATLSLLTELRVLSLKSNNLTGRIPDLSELVNLKVIYLNLNQFTGPFPESLTSLHRLKIIVLSDNKLSGAIPASITQLPRLYMMYLENNMFSGEVPSLNQTTLRFFNVSNNHLVGLIPNTTALSQFNKSSFLNNLNLCGAQIDNTECNPLSPALSPAMSILPPKRRHRHGLSTQAKIIIGAICGGIAILLLSLGLIIFLRTRRRRRGVQTDKKEPPTEERGVSAAMATTEREKGEPSGGGGGGGGGGGERKGGFSWEGDKLGKLVFLGEVMNYNLEDLLKASAETLGRGTIGSTYKAVMESGYIVTVKRLKDSRYPKLEEFRTQLEVLGKLNHPNIVPLRAYFQAKEERLLVFDYFPNGSLFSLVHGNRPSGGGKPLHWTSCLKIAEDLATGLVYIHENCELIHGNLKSSNVLLGSDFESCLTDYGLQTFRNPESNEEPSAASLFYRAPECRDNRRLPTKEADVYSFGVLLLELMTGKTPFQDLVQQHGADIPKWVRSVREEETESGEGSSGNETSEEKLSALLNIAMTCVAITPDNRPDMKQVLKMIRETRVEAHVSSNNSSDHSPGRWSDTVQSLPREENLSI; this comes from the exons ATGGCATTGATTTTTGTGATCTTGTCAATGATTTTGAGTTCCTCAATGGCGCAAAATAATGATGCTAAAGCATTGTTAGATTTGAAAGCTGAAATTGATCCATTAGATAACCTTCAATGGAAGCAGGGTTCCGACCCCTGCACATGGGAAGGAGTCAGGGAATGCAAGAGAGGTCGAGTTTCGAAGCTCGTAGTGGAAAACACCGCCCTCAGCGGCACCATTGGCGGCGCtacactctctctcctcactgAACTCCGTGTCCTCAGTCTAAAATCAAACAACTTAACCGGCAGAATCCCCGATTTGTCAGAACTTGTAAATCTCAAAGTGATCTACCTCAATCTCAACCAATTCACGGGACCATTCCCGGAGTCTCTTACCTCGCTCCACCGCCTCAAGATCATTGTATTGTCAGATAATAAACTCTCCGGTGCGATCCCCGCCTCAATAACACAGTTACCGAGGTTGTATATGATGTATTTGGAAAACAACATGTTCAGCGGTGAAGTTCCATCACTGAACCAAACAACACTCAGATTCTTCAATGTATCGAATAATCATCTTGTGGGGTTAATCCCCAATACGACAGCGTTGTCACAGTTCAACAAATCATCTTTTCTGAACAACCTAAACCTCTGTGGCGCACAGATTGATAATACAGAGTGTAACCCTCTTTCGCCGGCATTAAGCCCGGCAATGTCGATTCTCCCACCGAAGCGGCGACACCGTCACGGTCTATCTACCCAGGCTAAGATCATCATCGGAGCAATCTGCGGCGGAATAGCCATCTTACTCCTCTCCCTCGGACTAATCATCTTCTTGCGCACAAGGCGGCGGCGGAGGGGAGTTCAAACAGATAAGAAAGAACCGCCGACTGAAGAACGAGGGGTATCGGCAGCGATGGCGACAACAGAGAGGGAAAAAGGGGAACCatctggtggtggtggtggtggtggtggtggtggtggagagagaaaaggagggTTTTCATGGGAGGGGGATAAGTTAGGGAAGCTAGTGTTTTTAGGTGAAGTGATGAATTACAATTTGGAAGATTTGTTGAAAGCGTCGGCAGAGACGTTAGGGAGGGGTACAATTGGAAGTACATATAAAGCAGTGATGGAATCAGGTTACATTGTGACGGTAAAAAGATTGAAAGATTCAAGGTACCCTAAATTGGAGGAATTTAGGACACAATTAGAGGTTTTGGGGAAATTAAATCATCCAAATATTGTGCCATTAAGAGCTTATTTTCAGGCTAAGGAAGAACGTTTGTTGGTTTTTGATTATTTTCCCAACGGCAGTCTCTTCTCCCTTGTCCACG GCAATAGACCTTCAGGAGGTGGAAAACCACTACATTGGACATCTTGTCTTAAAATAGCAGAAGACTTGGCAACTGGGCTTGTTTACATTCATGAAAACTGTGAACTAATCCACGGGAACTTGAAATCATCAAATGTCCTTCTTGGATCAGATTTTGAGTCTTGTCTGACGGATTATGGACTTCAAACATTCAGAAATCCAGAATCCAATGAAGAACCTAGTGCCGCATCCCTTTTCTATAGAGCACCTGAATGCAGAGACAATAGAAGATTACCAACAAAAGAAGCTGATGTTTACAGTTTTGGGGTCCTATTACTAGAACTAATGACGGGTAAAACACCATTTCAAGACCTTGTTCAACAACATGGGGCTGACATTCCAAAATGGGTAAGGTCTGTGAGAGAAGAGGAGACTGAATCTGGTGAAGGAAGTTCTGGAAATGAGACCTCTGAAGAGAAACTTAGTGCTCTTTTGAATATTGCAATGACTTGTGTTGCTATTACTCCAGACAATCGGCCTGATATGAAACAGGTATTGAAGATGATAAGAGAAACTAGGGTAGAAGCACATGTATCATCCAATAATAGCAGTGATCATTCACCTGGAAGATGGTCTGATACTGTTCAGAGCTTGCCGAGGGAAGAGAATCTAAGCATTTGA
- the LOC110794067 gene encoding uncharacterized protein isoform X2: protein MLIDRYVSMSISPAFRLLALLMRLTLSMPPKSGRCELILLWSPILTYGKFSACLKSCSHGGQVRSPFLLDLLSMEVQVSYCASAARIHATLVQKKSMFIPTLIRFAFDKGTMKMDDVATIGVTFGSLSLSLSWNIHLQKRQGH from the exons ATGTTGATTGATAGATATGTGAGTATGAGCATTTCCCCAGCGTTCCGCCTCCTCGCCCTTTTAATGAGGCTTACCCTTTCGATGCCTCCTAAGTCGGGGCGTTGTGAACTGATacttctatggtctccg ATTCTCACATATGGAAAATTCTCTGCCTGCCTTAAATCTTGTTCTCATGGCGGTCAAGTCAG ATCCCCCTTTCTCTTAGATCTATTATCCATGGAGGTGCAGGTTTCATATTGTGCAAG TGCTGCTAGAATTCATGCCACATTAGTGCAAAAGAAAAGCATGTTTATACCTACACTTATTAG GTTTGCTTTTGACAAAGGGACGATGAAAATGGATGATGTTGCTACCATTGGTGTGACATTCGGTTCATTGTCTTTATCTCTGAG CTGGAATATTCATTTGCAAAAAAGGCAAGGACACTAG